A window of Plantibacter sp. PA-3-X8 genomic DNA:
CCGGTGGTCACGCCGCCGACGCCCGCACCAGAGTCCGCGCTCATCCAGGCGCTCAAGGACCTGATCAAGGCGATCACCGACTTCATCATCGGCAAGCTCGCCACGATCCACGTCGGCAAGGAGTACGCCGGCACCTGGGTCAGCGTCTGGCTGCACTCCGACCCGATCCTCGTCAGCGACGGCCTCGTGCAGGTCGACGCGGACGGCAACGTGCAGGTCACGGTTCCTGAGGACGCCCCGGTCGGTGCTCACCGCCTCGTCGTCCAGGACGCCGACGGCAACGTCATCGGCTGGCAGGACATCGTCGTGCAGGCTGCGGCGGTCGACCCCGGCACCGACCCGGGCACCCAGCCCGGCGCGGGCGGCGGGACCGGTTCGGGAACGGCCGGCGGCAGCCAGGACGGCAGCCTGAGCAAGACCGGTGCCGAGCCGTGGGGGAACGCGGCGCTCGCCGCACTGCTCCTCGTCGGCGGCCTCGCGCTCGTGATCGCCCGTCGTCGCTCGGCGCAGCAGCTCTAGGCGCTCGCACCACCGAGCACCACCCGGCACCATCCCGATGCCCCGTCATCGGTCGGACCACGGTCCGCACCGACGGCGGGGCATCGGGCGTTTCCGCGCCACTGCACTTAATCTGTGAGCATGTCGAGCCTCACGAATCCCCGCGGACCGGAGCGGCCCGCCGTCTACTGGCGACGCAGGTTGATCGTGTTCGGTGTCCTGCTCGCCGTCATCGTCCTGGTCATCGTGCTCATCGTCCGGCTCGCGTCGGGTCCGGGCACCGAGAACACCGCCGCGACGCCGACCCCGACGCCCACCGCGACCCCCGCGCCGACGGCTGCGCCGGAAGCGTCGACGACCGCACCGATCGATGAGGCCGCGACGACCGACCCCGGTTCGGCGGCCGCGTGCACGGCCGACCAGATCCGCGTCGAGGCGGTCGTGAACGGGACGAGTTTCGCGGCGGACGAACTCCCGCAGCTCTCGCTCAGTGTGACGAACACCGGTTCGGCCGCGTGCACGATGAACGCCGGCACGAGCCAGCAGGTGTTCACCGTTTCGAGCGGTGAGGAGCCGTACTGGACGTCGACCGACTGCCAGACCGCACCGAGTGACCAGCAGGTGCTCCTCGAGCCGGGGAAGACGGTCTCGTCGAACCCGCCGATCACCTGGGACCGCACGCGGTCGGCGCCCGACACCTGCGACCAGCCGCGCGACCCGGTGCCCGCCGGCGGTGCCTCCTACCACCTGAACACGTCGATCGGTGGGTTCGCCTCCGCCGACAGCGCGCAGTTCCTGCTCAACTGACGGAACCTGCTCGCCGAGCCGCCCCGGTCACTGAGCCCCCCCCGGTCACTGAGCCTGTCGAAGTGCTCGACCCGCAGCCCCGCACCAGCCTGCGACAATGGACGCATGGCGAAGCAGAAGCGACCCGAGTTCCGTTCCGAGCCTTTGGCCGCGGCCCTCGCCGCCGGCGACATGGTGGCCGTGGCCCTCGCCCTGCGGAACGGGCGGTTCGTCGTCCCGCTCATGAAGCCGGGTAACCCCGACAAGCCGACCGAGACCGGTGAGGTCTGGATGTTCCGTCAGCCCGAGACCGCGAGGCTCGCGCTGCTCCTCTTCTCCGATGCGAAGAACAAGCCGGCCGCTCTGCCGCCCTACGTCGGCCTGCACGACGGCACCTGGCTGGCGAGCTTCCTCCGCACCTACGGCGACGACATCGAGACGGTGCTCTTCGACGTCGCCGGTCCGCACTCGCTGCAGGCCTCGCCGGAGGAACTGCTGCGGGTCCTCGAGCTCGAGGCGCCGGCCGCCGAATAGCCCGACCCCGACCGCAAGTCCCGCTCTCTGCGTCGTCCGCGGTTCACAACTCCTGCACGTCGTCCTCCGAACCCCGGCAGGTCCCGTTCTGGGGCCCTGCGGGACCAGTCCGCAGGAGTTGTGAGCAGTACGCCCCCGGGCCTGGTTCGTGGACCAGGTGCGCGGGTGCGCTCAGAAGGCCGCGTCGAGCTCGCGTTCGCGTCGGGCGGGCTGTACTGCCTCGGCTGCGGTCTTCGCGATGCCCAGCACCGACTTGAGGTCGTTGCTGACGTCGGAGTTGAGCAGCAGCCTGTAGCCGAGGCGGTTGCCCTCCGAGCCGCGCTGCTTCGCGACGCTCACCGGGCGCACTTCGCCGCTGAGGCTGATCTCGCCGTAGGCCGCGAGGTCGCGGGGAAGGGCGAGGTCGCGGATGACCGAGACCAGGGCGAGGGCGATCGCGAGGTCGGCTGCCGGTTCGCTGATCTTCACGCCGCCGACGGTGGAGATGTAGACGTCGTGGTCGGTGAGGTCGTAGGAGTAGCGGCCGTGCAGCACCGCGAGGATCATCGCGACGCGGGAGGGGTCGACGCCGTTGGTGACGCGACGGGGGTTCGGTGCCTGCGTCTTGTTGATGAGCGCCTGGACCTCGACGGGCAGGGCGCGTCGGCCTTCCATGACGATGGTGACGCAGGTGCCGGCCACGGGTTCGTTCTGGCTGAGGAAGAGGGCGCTGGGGTCGGGGACCTCGGCGATGCCGTCGCCGGCCATCTCGAAGCAGCCGACCTCGTCGGTGGCGCCGAAGCGGTTCTTCTGCGCGCGGAGGAAGCGGAGCGCGGTGTGGCGGTCGCCTTCGAACTGACACACGACGTCGACGAGGTGCTCGAGGAGCCGGGGGCCGGCGATCGAGCCGTCTTTCGTGACGTGGCCGACGAGGAGGATCGGGAGGTCGCGTTCCTTGGCGATACGGGTGAGCACGGCGGAGACTTCGCGGACCTGGCCGGGTTGCCCGGCGAGGCCGTCGGACTGCGAGGAGGACACGGTCTGGACGGAGTCGACGATGAGGAGCTTGGGCTGCACCTGGTCGATGTGGCCGAGGATGGTGGCGAGGTCGGTCTCGGAGGCGAGGTAGAGGTCGTCGTGGAGTGCCCCGGTGCGTTCGGCGCGGAGGCGGACCTGGCCGACCGACTCCTCGGCGCTGACGTAGAGGACGCGGGCGCCGGTCTTCGCCGCTCGGGACGCGACCTCGAGCAGCAGGGTCGACTTGCCGACGCCCGGCTCGCCGGAGAGGAGGATCGCGGCGCCGGGGACGATGCCGCCGCCGAGCACCCGGTCGAACTCGGCGATGCCGCTCGACCAGCGTGGTGCCTCGTCGGCACTTGCCTGGGTGATGGGGCGTGCGGCGCGTTCGTCCGTGGCGCGGATCGGGGTCAGCTTGCCGAGGACGCCGGTGGGAGCCGAGGCTTCGACGACCGTGCCCCACTGCTG
This region includes:
- the radA gene encoding DNA repair protein RadA; protein product: MAKAPSPAFRCTECGWTTAKWAGRCGECQQWGTVVEASAPTGVLGKLTPIRATDERAARPITQASADEAPRWSSGIAEFDRVLGGGIVPGAAILLSGEPGVGKSTLLLEVASRAAKTGARVLYVSAEESVGQVRLRAERTGALHDDLYLASETDLATILGHIDQVQPKLLIVDSVQTVSSSQSDGLAGQPGQVREVSAVLTRIAKERDLPILLVGHVTKDGSIAGPRLLEHLVDVVCQFEGDRHTALRFLRAQKNRFGATDEVGCFEMAGDGIAEVPDPSALFLSQNEPVAGTCVTIVMEGRRALPVEVQALINKTQAPNPRRVTNGVDPSRVAMILAVLHGRYSYDLTDHDVYISTVGGVKISEPAADLAIALALVSVIRDLALPRDLAAYGEISLSGEVRPVSVAKQRGSEGNRLGYRLLLNSDVSNDLKSVLGIAKTAAEAVQPARRERELDAAF
- a CDS encoding SseB family protein, translating into MAKQKRPEFRSEPLAAALAAGDMVAVALALRNGRFVVPLMKPGNPDKPTETGEVWMFRQPETARLALLLFSDAKNKPAALPPYVGLHDGTWLASFLRTYGDDIETVLFDVAGPHSLQASPEELLRVLELEAPAAE